The Amycolatopsis sp. NBC_01480 genome segment GTGCGCACGTAGGTGATGTCCGCAACCCACAACTCGTTCACCCGCGTCGCCGTGAAGTCACGTTCCACCAGGTCAGTCGGCCTTCCGGTCTCCGGCGCCGGCCGGGTCGTGCGAGGAGACTTGTCCCGCAGCAACCCTCGTAACCCGGCCTCGCGCATAAGCCGCTCCACCGTGCACCGGGCCACCTCGACGCCGTGGCGGTTCAGCTCAGCCCAGACCTTCCTGGCCCCGTAGACGCTGTAGTTCGCCTCATGCACCCGTTTGATCTTCTCGGTCAGTTCCCGGTCGGATGCCGCGCGGGCGGACTCGGGACGGGTCTTGGCGGCATAGTAGGTCGACGGTGCGATCTGGGCAGGCGTGCCCTCAAGCACCCGCAGGACCGGCTGGACACCGTGCTCCTTCCGTTGAGAGTCAACGAATTCGACCTTCATCGCGAGGGACGGTCCAGCTCCATTGACGCGAAGAAAGACGCCGCTGACTTCAAGATCTGGTTCGCCCGGCGCAGCTCACGCACCTCACGTTCCAGCTCGGCGACCCGCGCGGCCTCGGCCGAGGTCGTCCCCGGCCGCGCCCCCTCGTCGGTCTCGGCCTGCTTCACCCACGTCCGCAACGCCTCCGGGTGCACACCAAGCTGGTCGGCGATCCGTTTGACCGCCCCGGCCGCCGACGCAGGATCCCGCCTAGCCTCGACTACCAGACGCGTCGCCCGCTCCCGCAACTCGTCAGGGTACTTCCGTGGTGCCGCCATGACCGTGAATCCTCCGGGTGTTCGATGTCTCCATCAAACCCGGGGCGGGACAGAGAGCACGCTTGGTTACCCCGTGGACCTGCGGATCTGGCTCGGGATGTGTTCGACGGTGTCCCGTTTGGACTGTCTCAACGCGGCCTGGTGACCAACGCGCCGTGGATCGGGGTCAACTGGCTGATCGGAGGCTGCCCCGGGCAAGGGAAGCCGGCGGCGTTGCGGACGTTGCTGTTGGGTGCGGCGCTCGGCCTGACAGCCGAGTTGTAGGCGGTCGTCTTGGGCGAGTCACCCGACTTCGCGCCGTTCGAACCGCGTCTGTCCCGCCGCCGGATGGGGATGGATGACAGCGTGGCTGAGGCGGCCGCGCGAAGAAGCGACGGCGAACGAGGCGAAGCCCTCAATCAGCTTGAACCGGTCCTCCAGGTCCTTGGACCGCCGCCGCCCCCGGTCGGTGTTCCACACCACCACGCCATCACACGCCCGCGCAGCCACCCGCTTCATGACCCGTTCCGACCCCGGGCGGCGGACCTTCGGATTCCACGCCGAGAGCTTCGGGTCAGAGAGCTCCTCACCCACCAAGCCGCTCGATCACCTCGCGGCTATCGGCGTGCTGAGTCTCGGGCTCCTCCAGCTTCCCCGCCTGATTCCGGGACAGCCGCGCGTACGATCCCAAGATCGCCTGTCGGCCGTTCTGACCTGCGCCAACCTGGTGTGAGTGAGCCATACGACCCACCGTAGATCGTCAAGTGACGGTGAGAACCGGTATGAACACTCACGAGTCTTTCGGGACCAGCGCAACGAATTCCTCGGCCGCCGGCGACAGCGGGCCGGCGCGCCAGACCAGGCGGCCGCGGCGTACCAGGCGGGGGAGCAGGGGGACGATCACCGCGCCCTGGCGGCGGGCGTCCTCGGCCATGGCGCGGGGGAGCAGCGCCGCGCCGGCGCCCGCGAGGACCAGCGGGACCATCATCGCCCGGTGCTCGGTCTCCACGACGATGCGCGGTTCACGGCCGGAGCCGCGCAGTGCGTCTTCGACCAGCCAGCGCGTGGCGGTGCCCTGCGGGGTCGTGACCAGGTCCAGTTCGGCCAGCTCCGCCTGCGGCAGGGCTTCGGTGCGCGGGGAGTCCGCGGGCAGCACCGCGAACACCTCCTGCTCGGCCAGGTCCACTCCGGACAGTCCGGCCGGGTCCGAACCGGACTCGACGAGCCCGACCTCGCTCTGCCCGTCGCGGACGCGGTTGAGCACATCGGACCCGGTCTCCGGCGCCCGGACGCGCACGCGCACCTTCGGGTGCCCGGCGCGGAACCGGCCCAGCAGCGCGGCCAGCGGGTCGACGGCCAGGGTGGTCTGGGAGGCGATGTCCAGCGTCCCGCCGCCGAGCCCGAGCACCTCGCGCACCGCCGCGTCCGCCGTGCTCAGGTCACGCAGGATCTGGCGGGCCGGGGCGACCAGCGCGGTGCCCGCCGCGGTCAGCTCCGCGCCATGCGGCAACCGGTGGAACAGCAGTCCGCCCAGCTGTTTCTCCAAGGTGCGCACCGCATGCGACAACGAGGGCTGGGCGACGTGCAGCCGCCGCGCCGCGTTGGTGAACCCGCCGTGGTCGACCACGGCGAGGAAGTACTCCAGCTGGCGGCGCTCCATCCCCGGCGGCGTCAGGCCACGGGGGCCGGGCGCCGCAGGGCCTGGCGGCGCAAGCGCGTGAACTGCTTGGCGCTGTTGAGCGCGAACACCCCGACGGTGGCGCCGTCACGCTGATACGTCGCGACAAACGCGCCGTCCTCGGCTGAACCCTCCACGAACACCACCTCGTCGCCGGGCTCGGGGTGCCCGGCGAGCTGGAGCGTACCGGAGTACTGGTCCGACCAGACGTAGCCGCTCGGCGCGTAATGCCGGGTCACGTGCCCGGCCAGCAGGTTCGCGACGGCCACCGGCGCCTGCTCGCTGGCGTTCGTCCAGTGCTCGTGCCGGTGCCGGACGCCGGTTTCCGCATGCGCGTACGCCGCGACGTCGCCGACTGCGACGACGTTCGGCAGCTTCGTGACCAGCCCGCTCGAGGTGTGCACGCCGTTGCCGACCTCGAGGCCGGAGCCGGTGAGCCAGTCCGTGGCCGGGACCATGCCGATGCCGACGACCACCACGTCCGCGGGCAGCTCCTCACCGCCGGTCAGCCGGACGCCGGTGACCTGGCCGCCGATGGTCAGCAGGGTTTCGACGGCGGCGCCGCAACGCAATGTCGTGCCGTGCCGGGCGTGCAGCCCCGCGCAGGCCTCGGCCAGCCGCGGGCCGAGCACCCGGGCGAGCGGCGTTTCCAGCGCTTCCAGCACCGTGACGTCGAGGCCCAGGGCCCGGGCGGTGGACGCGACCTCGGCGCCGATGAAGCCCGCGCCGACGATCACCACCCGCGCGCCGGGAACGAGTTCTTCCCGCAGGGCCAAGGAATCCTCGAGGGTACGCAGCACGTGGACGCCCGCGATGCCCTCGGTCCCCGGCAGGGTCCGGGCGCGCCCGCCGGTCGCGAGCACCACCCCGTCGACGGCCAGCTCGCCGTCGGAGAGCACCACCCGCCCGGTGGCCGGGTCGAGCCGCTCCGCGCGCGTGCCGAGCCGCAGTTCCAGCGACGCCGTGTCGTCGGCGTCGAGCAGGTCCAGCGACTCGCGCGCCGCCGTGCCGGCGAGGAACGCCTTCGACAGCGGCGGCCGGTCGTACGGCAGGTGCGGCTCTTCGCCGACCAGCACGACCCGCCCGTCGAACCCCTGCGCCCGCAGCTCCTGCGCGGCGCGGGCCCCGGCCAGCGAGGCGCCGATGATCGCGACGCTCTTCACGCCGCGTTCTCCCGGGCGTCGGACTGCACGTAGACGACGCCTTCCTCGACCAGCACCGAGTACGTGCGCACGGGCTTCTTCGCGGGCAGGCAGGAGGGCATCCCGGTCCGCAGGTCGAACAGTGCCGCGTGCAGCGGGCACTCGACGAAGCAGCCCTCCAGCCAGCCCTCGGACAGCGACGCGTCCTGGTGGCTGCAGGTGTCGTCGATGGCGTACAGCTCACCGTCGGCGTTGAACACCGCGATCGGCTCGGGGCCCGCGATCCGGACGGATTCGCCGGGCGGCAGTTCGTCCACTGTGCACGCGCGTTGCATCGAGAGCCTCCGAGACAAATGGGGGAGTTGCGTATTAAGGAACGCGAGACGCGATACGCAACAAGTCTGAATCGGCGGCCGGGCTCCGTCAAGGGTTACGAACCAGTAGATCCGGGCGGATTTTTGCTGGCCCGCAAGGGCCTCCGGCGTACGTCAAGGACTCCTTACCCGCGTCCCACGCGGGTAAGGAGTCCTTGACGGAGCCGGGGTCAGGCGGGGAGGTGCCGGTGGAAGGGCTGCTTGAGCGGGGCGAGCGGGGTGTTGCCGAGGATCAGGTCGGCGGACTTCTCGGCGGTCATCATCACCGGGGCGTAGATGTTGCCGTTGGGGATGTAGGGCATCACGGACGCGTCGACCACCCGCAGCCCCTCGGTGCCGTGGACCCGCATGGTCTCGGGGTCCACCACCGACTGCTCGTCCACGCCCATCTTCGCGGTGCACGAAGGGTGCAGCGCGGTCTCGGCGTCCTTCGCGACCCAGTCGAGGATCTGCTCGTCGGTCTCCACCTCGGGCCCGGGGGAGATCTCGCCGCCGTTGTACGGGTCGAGCGCGGACTGGTTGAGGATCTTGCGCGCCACCCGCACGGCCTCCACCCACTCGCGGCGGTCGTTCTCGGTGGACAGGTAGTTGAACTTCAGCGCCGGGTGCTCGCGCGGGTCGGTCGAGGTGATCTTGACCGTGCCGCGGGTGTCGGCGTACATCGGGCCGACGTGCACCTGGTAGCCGTGGCCGCCGGCCGGCACCGAGCCGTCGTAGCGGATGGCCACCGGCAGGAAGTGGAACATCAGGTTCGGGTACGCGACTTCTTCGTTGCTGCGGACGAAACCGCCGCCCTCGAAGTGGTTGGTCGCGGCCGGCCCGGAGCGCAGGAACAGCCACTGCGCGCCGATGTAGGGCCGCTTCCACTTGGCCAGCGAGGGCTGCATGGAGACCGGCTGCTTGCAGGCGTACTGGATGTACACCTCGAGGTGGTCCTGCAGGTTCTCGCCGACGCCGGGTAGATCGCGCACCACGTCGATGCCCAGCCGTTCCAGCTCGGCCGCGTTGCCGACGCCGGACAGCTGGAGCAGCTGCGGCGTGTTGACCGCGCCGCCGCAGAGAATGATCTCCTTGCCGTACACCTCGCCCGGCGCGCCGCGGCCCTGCGAGTACTCGACGCCGATCGCGCGGGTGCCGTCGAAGAGGATCTGCGAGACGAACGCGTGGGTCTTGACCGTCAGGTTCGGCCGGTGCATCACCGGGTGCAGGTACGCGCGGGCGGCCGAGAGGCGGCGGCCCTTGCGCACGTTGCGGTCGAAGGCCGCGAAGCCCTCCTGACGGTAGCCGTTGACGTCGTCCGTGCGCGGGTAACCCGCCTCGACGGCGGCGTCGAAGAACGCTTGGAACAACGGGTTGGTCGCGGGCCCGCGCTCCAGCTCCAGCGGTCCGCTGTGGCCGCGCCACTGCCCGTCCGGCGCGTCGGCCAGGCAGTTTTCCATGCGCTGGAAGTAGGGCAGGCAGTGCGCGTAGTCCCAAGTGGACATTCCGGGGTCGCCGGCCCAGCGCTCGTAGTCCAGCGGGTTGCCGCGCTGGAAGATCATCCCGTTGATGCTGCTGGACCCGCCGAGCACCTTGCCGCGGGCGTGGTAGATCCGCCGCCGGTTCATGTGCGGCTCGGGCTCGCTGCGGTAGCCCCAGTCGTAGAACTTGCTGCCGATCGGGAAGGTCAGCGCGGCGGGCATGTGGATGAACACGTCCCACTTGGCGTCGGAGCGACCGGCCTCCAGCACCAGCACCTTCGTGGCCGGGTCGGCCGACAGCCGGTTCGCGAGCGCGCAGCCCGCCGAGCCGCCGCCGACGATGACGAAGTCGTAGCCTTCGGAACTCATCTGTCCTCCTTCGCTATCCGGCCACCGCGTCGGGCTGCTGTTCGGGATCGGCGTGCCCGGCCGCCCAGCGCCGCCGCCGGATCGCCAGCATGATGCCGCCGACCACGGCGATCAGGGCGGTGATCAGCACCGCGCCCCACTGGAAGTACCAGTGGTCGTTGCCGTAGACCTCGGGCCGCGGCCAGAGCAGGTTGATGGTCATGCCCGCGCCGTAGAGCACGGCGACCAGGTTCACCAGCGTGCCCCAGCGGCCGAGCTTGAAGTACGGCCCGTGCCCCGGCCGCGGCCACTGCCCGCGCAGGCGGCGCAGCAGCATCGGGGCGGTCACCATCAGGTACGGGATGTAGAACAGGATGATCGCGGTCGAGGTGAGCACGAAAAACGCGCGCTGGTTGCCGAGGTTGATCAGCAGCACCACCACGGTCAGCCCGCCGGTGATCAGCGCCGGCACCACCGGCGTCTTCGACCGCGGGGACACCTTCGAGAGCGCCTTGCTGAACGGCAGCCGCCCGTCGCGGGCCATGGCGAAGGTCATCCGGATCGCCGCGGTCTGCACCGCCAGGCAGCACACGGTGATCGCGATCGCCGAGCAGATCAGGAACGCGTCGCCGAGCCCGGTGCCCAGCGTGCTCTTGAGCAGGTACGGCATCCCGGACGTGCTCAGCTCGCTGGCGTTCAGGTCGCCGACCGCCATCATGCCGACGAGCATCATCAGCCCGCCGACCAGGAACGCGGCGGTGATCGCCCGGAGGATGGCGCGCGGCGCGTGCCGGCGCGGCTGCGTGGTCTCCTCGGCGAGCGAGCCCGCGGTGTCGAAGCCGTAGAACACGTACGCGCTCATCAAGGACGCCACCAGGAACGCGCCGAGGTAGCCGAGCGGCTGGCCCGCGCCGGTGCCGTGGGTGTCGAACACCAGGCCCGGCCCGCGCTTGATGTGCACGGCCAGCGCGATGATCAGCAGCACGCTCGCGATCAGCTCCACGGCCACGCCGAAGTTGTTGATCTTCGCCATCAGCTTGACGCCGATGATGTTCACGATGGTCGCGAACACCACCAGCACCAGCGCGAGGATGATCGCGTTCTGCGCGCCGCCGGGGGTGGAGGTGAGCCCGGCGTCGGCGTCGCTGCCGACGATCTGGAACGCCGTGGACACCTGCGGCAGGATGATCTGGTAGGCCACCGCGACGGCCGCGGCGGTCACGATCGCGCCGATGATCATGATCCAGCCGGCCAGCCACGACGTGACGGGTTTCGCGATCTGCTTGGCCCACTGGTAGACCGAGCCGGCGAGCGGGAACTGCCCGGCCAATTCGGAGAAGCAGAGCGCCACCGCGAGCTGGCCGATGAACACCAGCGGCCAGGTCCAGATGAAGGCCGGGCCGCCGGAGCCGAAGCCGAAGAAGAACAGCTGGAACACGCCGGTCATGATCGAGATGTAGCTGAACCCGGCGGCGAAGCTGGAGAAGGAGCCGAGGGAGCGTTCGAGTTCCTGGCGGTAGCCGAACTTCGCGAGTTCGGAGCTGTCGGACCCGGCGGACCCCTCGCCCGCGGGCTTGGATCGTGTGGTCATGATTTGTCCTCGTGGTGGGGGTGGGAGCGGAGTCAGCCGGTGAACCAGCGTTGCGGTGCGGGATCGATGTTGTGGTAGATGTGCTTGGCCTCGCGGTACTCGTCCAGCCCCGAGGGGCCGAGCTCGCGCCCGATGCCGGACTTGCCGAAACCTCCCCACTCGGCCTGGGGGAGGTACGGGTGGTAGTCGTTGATCCACACGGTGCCGTGGCGCAGGGCCCCGGCCACGCGCTGGGCGCGGCCGGCGTCCGAGGTCCAGACGGCGCCCGCGAGCCCGTAGTCCGTGTCGTTCGCCAGCTCGATCGCCTCGGCCTCGGTGGCGAACCGCTCGACCGTGACCACCGGCCCGAACACCTCCTCCCGCACCACCGCCATGTCCCGGGTGCAGTCCGAGAACACCGTGGGGCGCAAGAAGAATCCGTGACGCAGGTGCTCCTCGGTGGGCCGTGCGCCGCCCGCTCGCAGTGTCGCGCCGGCCTCGATCGCGCCGGCGATGTAACCCTCGACCTTCGCGCGGTGCGCGGCCGACACGAGCGGGCCCGCTTCGGTGTCCGGGTCGAGGCCGCGGCCGAGCCGGATCCGGCCGGCCCGCGCGGCCAGCTCGTCGACGAACCGGTCGTGCACCCCGTCCTGGACGATCAGCCGCGCGCCGGCCGAGCAGACCTGTCCGGAGTGGACGAACGCGGCGGCCAGGGCGTAGTCCACCGCGGTGTCGAAATCGGCGTCGTCGAAGACCACGTTGGGGTTCTTGCCGCCCAGCTCCAGCGCCACCCGGCGGACCCCGCGCGCGGCGGCGGCCATGATCTTCTCGCCGGTGGCCAGCCCGCCGGTGAACGACACCAGGTCCACGCCCGGGTGCTCGACCAGCGCGGCGCCCACCGGGCCGGGCCCGAGCAGCAGGTTCACCACGCCCGCGGGCACCCCGGCCTCTTCGGCCAGCGCGACCAGCGCGACGGTGGTCAGCGGGGTGACCTCACTCGGCTTGAGCACCAGGGTGTTGCCCGCGGCCAGCGCCGGCGCGACCTTCCAGGACATCTGCAGCAGCGGGTAGTTCCACGGCGCGATCAGCGCGCAGACGCCCACCGGCTCGTGCACGATCCGGCTGATCGCCTTCGGGTTCCCGGTGTCCACCACGCGTCCTGCGTCGGTCAGGCTCGCGTAATAACGGAAGACGGCGGTGACGTCGTCCACGTCGATGCGGCCTTCGGCGAGCGTTTTACCGGTGTCGAGGCTTTCGGTGCGGGCTAGGTCTTCGCGGTCCCGTTGCAGCAAGGCGGCGATGCGGGTGAGCAGATCAGCCCGTTCGCTCGCGGTGGTTCGGCGCCAAGGCCCGCTGTCGAACGCGCGGCGGGCGGCGGTCACGGCGGCGCCGACCTCGGCCGGCCCGGCGACGGCCACGGTCTTCAGCACCTCGCCGTCGGCGGGGTTGAGCACTTCGGCGCGCGCCCCGTCGGACGCTTCGGTCCAGATCCCGTCGATGTGGAGGTCCTTCATGAGGCCTTCCCGTTCGTGCGGAGGTGACGCGGGGCACTTCGAGTGCGTACATTTGTACGCGAAGCATGTACACATGTCCACAACGGGTTCTTCAGGTTTTCCTGGCCGTAACTCGGGGCGACCGGTGAGCGAAGGAGCTGCGGGCGATGGCGACGAGGGTGTCGGCGGGGCGCCGGCTGCGTGGTCCGAACGACCCGGAGCGGCGCGCGCGGATCGCGAAGGCCGCCATCCAGGTGGTCGCGGAGCGGGGCATCGAGGGGCTGACCCACCGGGCCGTCGCGGCCGCGGCCGACGTGCCGCTCGGCTCGACCACCTACCACTTCGCGACCCTCGACGACCTGCTCGAGGTCGCGTTGCACGAGGCGGCCGAGAACAACGTGCGCGAGCTGCGGGAGTGGGAGCAGGCCCTGGCGCCGGACGCCGATTTCGCCGCGGCGCTGGCCGAGCTGGTGATGGGCTACATCCACGAGCTGTACCCGCACACCGTCGTCGAATACGACCTGTACGTCGCGGCCATGCACCGGCCGCGGCTGCGCCCGGCGAGCGCGGCGTGGGACGACGCGCTGATCGAGCTGTTCCGCTCCCGCACCGACCCGCTCACCGGGCGGCTGCTCGCCGGGCTCTTCTGCGGCCTGCTCATGCAGGCGGCACTGTCCGAGCCACAGCCGGACCACACCGAGATCGAGGCGCTGTTCCGCCGGGCCATCGAGGGGCCCGCTGCCTGACCGAGGCTGCTATCCGTCCGGCCCGCTCGCCCACGCCGCCGCGACGTGGGCGGTGACTTCGTGTTCACCGGCCGGAAACCGTGATCGCGCAACGGATTCCCCTACCGGCTGGTAATCGGGTGACGCGTAAATCCGTTCTTGACACCTGCCCCGGCCCGCCCGCACTCTGTTCCGTAGAGAGCAACCCGACGCGTAATACGCAACTTCATCGCTCTTGATCCCCCGGGTCCGTTTACCGAGAGGAGCACCGCCGGTGACCACCACCGACCTGCCGCGGAGCCTGCTGCCCACGTTGCCCGGCCGGTACTACACGGACCCGGCGATCTTCGCGCGCGAGCAGGAGAAGATCTTCGAGGCCGACTGGTTCTGCGCCGTGCGCTGCGCGGACCTGGCCGCGCCCGGGGCGTTCGAGACCGTCCGAATCGGACGGGAGAGCGTGATCGTCGCGCGGGCGCGCGACGGGAAGCTGGGCGCCTTCCTCAACGTCTGCCGCCACCGCGGCGCCCGGTTGTGCACCGAGGAGGCGGGCCAGGTCAAGCGGGCGTTCCAGTGCATGTACCACGCCTGGACCTACGGCCTCGACGGCAAGCTGATCGCCGCGCCCAACCTCACCGGCATGCCCGACGTCGACCGCACCGAGTACGGCCTGACCCGGGTGCACCTGCGGGAATGGCTCGGCTACGCCTGGGTCAGCCTGGCCGGGGAGCCGCCGTCCTTCGAGGGCACGGTGATGGCGGACGTCGCCGACCGGCTCGGCGGCTTGCCGGAGCTGGACGCGTACGGGATCGAGGATCTCGCGCTGGGCAAGCGCATCGAGTACGACGTGAAGGCGAACTGGAAGCAGATCATCGAGAACTTCATGGAGTGCTACCACTGCGCCACCATCCACCCGGAGCTGACCGAGGTGCTGCCGGAGTTCGCCGACGGTTACGCGGCGCAGTACTTCGTGGGCCACGGCGCCGAGTTCGGCGAGGAGGTCGCCGGGTTCACCGTGGACGGCAGCGAGGGCGTCGAGCGGCTGCCGGGCGTGGGGGAGCACCAGGACCGCCGGTACTACGCGATCACCGTCCGGCCGCAGGTGTTCGTGAACCTGGTGCCGGACCACGTGATCCTGCACCGGATGTTCCCGCTCGCCCCGGACCGCACACTCGTCCGCTGCGACTGGCTGTACCTGCCCGGGGTGGTGGAGTCCGGAGTGGACCTGAGCCGGTCCGTCGAGCTGTTCCACCGCGTCAACCAGCAGGACTTCGAGGCGTGTGAACGCTGCCAGCTCGCGATGGACTCGCGCTCGTACGCCCGCGGCGGGGTGCTGGTGCCGAGCGAGCACCACATCGGCGCGTTCCACGACTGGGTCCGCGCGCGGACCGAAGGCTAGATCAGCGCGCGGATGGCCTGTTCGAAGCCGGTCACGTGGTCGAGCGTCAGCTCCGCTGCCTTCTTCGCGTCGCCGTCGATGATGGCGGTGAGCAGGGGGGCGTGCTCGTTCACGTGGCCGGCCATGCCGCGCAGGCGCGGCAGGAAAACGCACCAGATACGGGTGGCGAGGTTGTCGTAGTGGATCAGGGTGTCCTCGAGGAACGGGTTGTGCACGCAGGCGTACACGGCCCGGTGCAGATCGAGGTCGATCCGCAGCAGGTCGGTGTTCCCGGCCGGTTGTTCGGTGTCGAGCTGCTCGCGCAACGCGGTCAGCCGCTCGCGGTCCCCGTCGGTCGCGCGCTCGGCCGCCGCCGCGGTGGCGGCCGGCTCCAGCGTGCGGCGGACCTCGGAGATGTGGGCGAGGTCGGAGATGTTGACGTCGGTGGCGAACGTGCCCCGGCGCGGGTAGGCGACGACCAGCCGCTCGGCCTCCAGCCGTTTCAGCGCTTCGCGGATCGGCGTGCGGCCCATGCCGAGTGAACCGCCCAGCCACTCCTCGTTGATCGGCTCGCCCGGCTTGATGTCGAGCATGACGAGGCGGTCGCGGACGAACAGGTATGCCTGCTCCGCCAGGGACGGCCCGGTGACCGGCATCGGTGTGTTGACCTGTGTGCGCACGCCGCCTACCCTACCGTGCAGATTGATATATCAGTAGTCGACCAGCCAGCAGGCATGGAAAGCAGGCAGGAATGACCGCGACGATCGAGGGAACGGGCGCCGGGCTCGAGCGCTCCCTGCAGGACTTCGACCCGGCCGTGGCCGCCGCGATCGGCGCCGAGCTGGGCCGCCAGCGCTCGACGCTGGAGATGATCGCCAGCGAGAACTTCGCGCCCGCGGCGGTGCTCGAGGCCCAGGGCTCGGTGCTCACCAACAAGTACGCCGAGGGATATCCCGGCCGTCGTTACTACGGCGGCTGCGAGCACGTCGACGTGCTGGAGACGCTGGCGCTGGACCGGGTCAAGGCGCTCTTCGGCGCGCAGTTCGCGAACGTGCAGCCGCATTCGGGCGCGCAGGCCAACGCCGCCGCGATGGCCGCGCTGATCAAGCCCGGTGACAAGATCCTCGGCCTCTCGCTCGCCCACGGCGGGCACCTCACCCACGGCATGCGGATCAACTTCTCCGGCCTGCTCTACGAAGTCGCCGCGTACGAAGTGTCCGAAAAGGACTTCCGGGTGGACATGGACGAGGTCGCCCGGCTGGCCCGGGAGCACCGGCCGAAG includes the following:
- a CDS encoding GntR family transcriptional regulator, which produces MPVTGPSLAEQAYLFVRDRLVMLDIKPGEPINEEWLGGSLGMGRTPIREALKRLEAERLVVAYPRRGTFATDVNISDLAHISEVRRTLEPAATAAAAERATDGDRERLTALREQLDTEQPAGNTDLLRIDLDLHRAVYACVHNPFLEDTLIHYDNLATRIWCVFLPRLRGMAGHVNEHAPLLTAIIDGDAKKAAELTLDHVTGFEQAIRALI
- a CDS encoding aromatic ring-hydroxylating oxygenase subunit alpha, which gives rise to MTTTDLPRSLLPTLPGRYYTDPAIFAREQEKIFEADWFCAVRCADLAAPGAFETVRIGRESVIVARARDGKLGAFLNVCRHRGARLCTEEAGQVKRAFQCMYHAWTYGLDGKLIAAPNLTGMPDVDRTEYGLTRVHLREWLGYAWVSLAGEPPSFEGTVMADVADRLGGLPELDAYGIEDLALGKRIEYDVKANWKQIIENFMECYHCATIHPELTEVLPEFADGYAAQYFVGHGAEFGEEVAGFTVDGSEGVERLPGVGEHQDRRYYAITVRPQVFVNLVPDHVILHRMFPLAPDRTLVRCDWLYLPGVVESGVDLSRSVELFHRVNQQDFEACERCQLAMDSRSYARGGVLVPSEHHIGAFHDWVRARTEG